The following proteins are encoded in a genomic region of Candidatus Eremiobacteraceae bacterium:
- the priA gene encoding primosomal protein N' — MSDVVCVDVVVDVPSSQVDRAYTYLAGAEPPALGARVRVPFGGRIVGGWVVSPPLAVPGGNGELKAIASVDGTAAHFGPEAVRLAAWLRRRYACTFREALSAVAPRALAGADRSTYAFVRPPQPGDRLGAVLHKAFGEKPFGTIAAARAATRARLRANAARIGAELSALARRGIIARGPGKSRKATRAAPRPSCAVLVDAGAAKGAVQQRLAAALSEHGGRLPIAQVRRTANASAQSVARAALAGVLRIEEEARGAPGAARAGAPAFSPTDEQRRAIEAIDGLARGGGGVALLHGVTGSGKTFVYSRLVDRVRGRGGRAIVLVPEIALTPQTAARFTALFGSSVGVLHSGLSAGDRARVWEDATAGAIDVVVGARSAVFAPLPSLALIVVDEEHEPSYKQDVAPRYDAAAVARQRMRAAHGVVVLGSATPSLETYREATAGEIGYVPMRARATSAPLPPVEIVDMTGHGGAAKGRSIGPALLDAMERAIARGEKVLLFVNRRGYAGLLLCRACGFAPRCKRCAVSLVLHTADQSLRCHICGDGYRVPTACPKCGAPDLRPYGFGTQRVEEEIAQLLPEAKVVRMDSDTTSGRGAHARLLDSFGGDGDVLVGTQMIAKGLDFPTVTVVGVVSADLDLNRPDFRAAERTFALLTQVAGRAGRVAPGSRVVVQTYSPQHYAVRLAATHDYDAFAAKELGLRRELHYPPFGRLAYIGVSGVDLKAVTESAAQIAATLRERAPQVETLGPAPDPMPKARGEYRLRVAIKAQSEDALLDACARVQALRRRPEARVTVVVDPR, encoded by the coding sequence GTGAGCGATGTAGTCTGCGTGGACGTCGTCGTCGACGTGCCGTCTTCCCAAGTCGACCGGGCCTATACGTACCTCGCCGGCGCTGAGCCGCCGGCATTGGGCGCGCGCGTGCGCGTTCCTTTTGGCGGGCGCATCGTCGGCGGTTGGGTCGTGAGTCCGCCATTGGCGGTGCCGGGCGGAAACGGCGAGCTCAAGGCGATCGCGTCGGTGGATGGAACGGCCGCCCATTTCGGCCCCGAGGCCGTCCGGCTAGCCGCGTGGCTGCGCCGTCGCTATGCGTGCACGTTTCGCGAAGCCCTCAGCGCGGTCGCGCCGCGCGCGCTTGCGGGCGCCGATCGCTCGACGTACGCGTTCGTGAGGCCGCCGCAACCAGGCGACCGGCTGGGCGCCGTGCTCCATAAAGCTTTCGGCGAGAAGCCGTTCGGCACGATTGCCGCGGCGCGCGCGGCGACTCGCGCCCGGCTGCGCGCAAATGCGGCGCGCATCGGGGCGGAACTGTCCGCGTTGGCGCGGCGCGGGATCATCGCCCGCGGGCCGGGCAAGTCGCGAAAGGCCACCCGGGCTGCCCCCCGCCCTTCGTGCGCCGTGCTCGTAGACGCAGGCGCCGCCAAGGGCGCCGTGCAGCAGCGGCTGGCGGCTGCGCTATCGGAGCACGGCGGGCGCCTGCCGATCGCGCAGGTGCGCCGTACGGCAAATGCGTCGGCCCAAAGCGTCGCGCGCGCGGCGCTGGCGGGCGTTCTAAGGATAGAAGAAGAGGCACGCGGCGCACCCGGCGCGGCGCGCGCGGGCGCGCCGGCTTTTTCGCCGACGGACGAGCAGCGCCGCGCCATCGAAGCGATCGATGGGCTGGCGCGCGGCGGCGGCGGCGTGGCGTTGCTGCACGGCGTCACCGGGTCGGGCAAGACGTTCGTGTACTCGCGGCTGGTCGATCGGGTGCGCGGCCGAGGCGGCCGGGCGATCGTGTTAGTGCCCGAGATCGCGTTGACCCCGCAGACCGCCGCGCGCTTCACCGCGCTGTTCGGTTCCAGCGTCGGCGTGCTGCACAGCGGCCTGTCGGCAGGCGATCGCGCGCGGGTGTGGGAGGACGCGACGGCGGGTGCCATCGACGTCGTCGTCGGCGCGAGATCTGCCGTGTTCGCCCCGCTTCCCTCGCTTGCGCTCATCGTCGTCGACGAGGAGCACGAGCCGTCGTACAAACAGGACGTCGCGCCGCGTTACGATGCCGCGGCGGTCGCGCGCCAGCGCATGCGGGCGGCGCACGGCGTCGTGGTGCTCGGCAGCGCGACGCCGAGCCTCGAGACGTATCGCGAGGCGACCGCGGGCGAGATCGGTTATGTGCCGATGCGCGCACGCGCGACGTCAGCGCCGTTGCCGCCGGTAGAGATCGTCGATATGACGGGCCACGGCGGAGCCGCCAAAGGCCGCTCCATCGGTCCCGCGCTGCTCGACGCCATGGAGCGCGCGATCGCGCGCGGCGAGAAGGTCTTGCTGTTCGTGAACCGGCGCGGCTATGCGGGGCTGCTGCTGTGCCGCGCCTGCGGCTTCGCGCCGCGCTGCAAGCGCTGCGCCGTGTCGCTGGTGTTGCATACGGCGGATCAGTCGCTGCGCTGCCACATATGCGGCGATGGCTACCGCGTTCCCACCGCGTGCCCGAAGTGCGGCGCGCCGGATCTGCGCCCGTACGGTTTTGGCACGCAGCGCGTCGAGGAAGAGATCGCGCAGCTGCTGCCCGAGGCGAAGGTCGTGCGCATGGACTCGGATACGACCAGCGGCCGCGGTGCGCACGCGCGCCTGCTCGATTCGTTCGGCGGCGACGGCGACGTGCTCGTCGGCACGCAGATGATCGCGAAGGGGTTGGACTTCCCGACGGTCACCGTCGTCGGCGTGGTCTCTGCGGATCTCGATCTCAACCGGCCCGATTTTCGCGCCGCCGAGCGCACCTTCGCGCTATTGACCCAGGTCGCGGGGCGCGCAGGCAGGGTCGCTCCGGGCAGCCGCGTGGTGGTGCAGACGTATTCGCCGCAGCACTACGCCGTGCGGCTTGCCGCGACGCACGACTACGATGCATTCGCCGCGAAGGAGCTCGGCCTGCGGCGCGAGCTGCACTATCCGCCGTTCGGCCGGCTCGCGTACATCGGGGTTTCAGGTGTCGACCTCAAGGCGGTGACCGAGAGCGCTGCCCAGATCGCGGCCACGTTGCGCGAACGCGCCCCCCAGGTGGAGACGCTTGGCCCTGCGCCCGATCCGATGCCGAAGGCGCGCGGTGAGTACCGCCTGCGCGTGGCGATCAAGGCGCAGTCAGAGGACGCGTTGCTCGACGCGTGCGCGCGGGTGCAGGCCCTGCGGCGCCGGCCGGAGGCGCGCGTGACGGTCGTCGTCGATCCGCGCTAG
- the rpsT gene encoding 30S ribosomal protein S20, with protein MPNIRSAKKWARASEKRRERNLAVKSTLKSAFKKAVDAPTPEAVKAAVSAHDKAAARGIIHKNKANRKKSRLAKRTAAAKKH; from the coding sequence TTGCCCAACATCAGATCAGCCAAGAAATGGGCGCGCGCCTCAGAGAAGCGCCGCGAACGCAACCTCGCGGTCAAGAGCACGCTGAAGTCGGCTTTCAAGAAGGCCGTCGACGCACCCACGCCTGAGGCCGTCAAAGCGGCGGTTTCAGCACACGATAAGGCCGCAGCCCGCGGCATCATCCATAAGAACAAGGCCAATCGCAAGAAATCGCGCCTGGCCAAGCGCACGGCGGCCGCCAAGAAACACTAG